The Centroberyx gerrardi isolate f3 chromosome 12, fCenGer3.hap1.cur.20231027, whole genome shotgun sequence genome has a window encoding:
- the LOC139914125 gene encoding uncharacterized protein LOC139914125 isoform X9, with the protein MTTEASAVSEADTEGKQKASGAQPEPEPENKQKPAAAASEPEGGQSSKKAREQASEPGPADGATSPEEEQLKPRTRTSAGKGLSRLFSNFLKRRSQCSEGEGFEAEKAREEKEDKEEKVHKEEEEKVEEVKEEEEKEAKAEEEKVEVKEVKKSEEEKVEPKEEKKKEEEKVEKRGSKKKKKEAKKKAEEKDEERVKKKEEEKGEEKEKKKEEEKEEKAQQTVEKGEEKLETKEGDQEEAAEVKDKKPEVAKESKEEEKVDKKVSKKKEKEDKAKKKEEEKAKRKAEEEEKVKKREEEKAKKKEEEKARDAEKSKKKEEEKTKKREEEKEKEEKAKKREEETPKEAKKEEKVKEEAKKKEKDKEEEKKEKEEKVEPKEEKGKQEEEKGKKKEKGKNKGKKEAKGPSEEQVKAPIAAPEPELKTELETEQAPDQHSLSSAETQPAQEDQQKEAEIKPEPAVEEGQKEDTEKKEEKAKEEAKEKTKEKTKEKTKEKTKEKTKVEEKTEKPKKEKKTEKKAEEEKPSKRQKTMQCKVTLLDEAQFECELDKHAKGQELFTKVCDHLNLMEKDYFALANWATPTSKTWLDFTKEIRKQVSGAVYEFTFNVKFYPPDPVQLTEDLTRYYLCLQLRKDIMRGVLPCSFVTLSLLGSYTAQSELGEYDPELHGADYVKELSLAPGQSKELEEKVMELHRTYRSMSPAQADMLFLENAKKLAMYGVDIHQAKDLEGVDIMLGVCSSGLMVYKDKLRINRFPWPKVLKISYKRSSFFIKIRPSEQEQYESTIGFKLPNYKASKKLWKVSVEHHTFFRVSTVEPPSSRRFLVLGSKFRYSGRTQAQTRQASSMIDRPAPRFTRSASKRLSRNLDGSMPGDDTLQFLQQLSVSNRSEVDDWFLMLESDKPAPSPELSARGESVQTFTQSWEEGQYIQTDSVTWQETETDQTASHTFTQSVSQQWQGLASDEQQQARKEDDWFVLVHRHPSLPFVPSFDYVKKPAKLSYAKMSSVDRLLKPVLKQQDDWFQYLDQTFTTPPFSPPAQLQRQEMDEQGESAAEQEQTDAEVIERLQETVTLVDKLKEAEVLEKRLREVRVLEGRLQEVDELAERIQEAIEEELGKEDIVKISQEEGDFSEKERKQIRNIVETVVERSVKEVQAQAHEEDEVDELEEQIKQVFLKGLLPEEEEEGKEEEESKKEVIDESLKDDGLRERLRQMEKEWQEEVEEKLKSGSLDATSTTSVAVQRVERRGKKRVTIVEERWQQQEDMEEEQVQPGLISEERLEKEEIWRKTELLEERIEREVIQGRPAEDHKDVWFILFDRSPYKAVFKPPVAMVERAQMDAGEHFTSKIEITTVVEKRDDIVEEIKISEEEERRVPEIPPPQTVRERDDDWFVLLDVVPRETSYVPPVTLKERGQMDAEVFASEVDITADEERMEVIVEEIKIREEEPRYLQEIPQQPVRERDDDWFVLLDVVPRETSYVPPVAVVERVQVRPEERVTLVEMTTIKQREKRMEVVVEDTQMKQDLSPKREIAPPQPVKEIEDDWFVLLDVSPREPSFVPPVTRGEYVQVYPEESISTVVEVITVESRKEVTVEEIMVQKEDKRHPKQIIPEQKISQPVRERDDDWFVLLDVIPREVSYSPPVSLAVPSQVYPDVLRPVIEVKTIEQKPKPVVLEQIRQQLSQPLPERDDDWFVLFEAVREKAVVVPPVAPVELIQDVSKTFVVDVMTTETRTWKKVIIGADSGQDETRLSEIKQVQMAPPSEREEGDDWFVVFDIIREKPVVIPPVALAERIQDVVAAIEPKQKVLVEDVKPPAVLVEIKPPQPREVDDDWFVLLDVAAKVPVAVAERVHMYPEVKPSKEFAAVEQRAQKRVTIVEEMWQQEKILQQRPPQPLREVEDDWFILLDVAPKKSVAVHERIQFYPEVRPAVKVPPIQAKTRIAMPERRPLFEKRILEERHPPTHRDDDWFVLLDVDLKESVVGTHRGTRPVSAPVFSQAALAEAGIPMALDQPQTSTPIKTSRQEERKLEVTIEAVEPSKTEGVAEVKPAVGRDQSEVASTLIPTVNGDIKLQSEETSTEVVRMRKKRAKKIEGDSIYIRHSLLMLEEFDKPQEDLLKHHASISELKRNFMEALPETKPSEWDKRLSTHSPFRTLGINGQPLPSADGFVIRLPRGPLLDFYSKRS; encoded by the exons ATGACAACAGAGGCAAGTGCGGTGAGCGAGGCAGACACTGAGGGCAAGCAGAAGGCCAGCGGAGCCCAGCCCGAGCCCGAACCAGAGAACAAGCAGAAGCCCGCGGCGGCGGCGTCCGAGCCGGAGGGGGGGCAGTCGAGCAAGAAGGCCCGAGAACAGGCCTCCGAGCCCGGGCCTGCCGACGGCGCTACCTCCCCCGAGGAGGAGCAGCTGAAGCCTCGTACCCGGACCTCTGCGGGCAAAGGCCTGTCTCGCCTCTTCTCCAACTTCCTCAAGCGCCGCTCACAGtgctcagagggagaggggttTGAGGCAGAGAAAgccagggaggaaaaggaggacaaagaggaaaaagtacacaaggaagaggaggaaaaggtagaagaggtgaaggaggaggaggagaaagaggccaaagcagaggaagaaaaagtcGAGGTAAAAGAAGTGAAAaagagcgaggaggagaaagtggaaccaaaagaggagaagaaaaaagaggaagaaaaagttgAGAAGAGAGGCagtaagaagaaaaagaaagaagctaagaagaaagcagaggaaaaggatgaggagagggtgaaaaagaaagaggaagaaaaaggagaggaaaaggaaaagaagaaagaggaggaaaaggaggagaaggcacAGCAGACAGTAGAAAAGGGGGAGGAAAAAttagagacaaaagaaggggatCAGGAGGAGGCCGCTGAAGTGAAAGACAAGAAGCCAGAAGTAGCAAAGGAgagtaaagaagaagaaaaggttGACAAGAAGGtgtcaaagaaaaaagaaaaggaggataaagcaaagaagaaggaagaggaaaaagcaaagaggaaagcagaggaagaggaaaaagtaaaaaagagagaagaagagaaagcaaagaagaaagaagaggaaaaggcgAGAGACGCAGAAAAATccaagaagaaagaggaggagaagaccaaaaagagggaagaggaaaaagagaaagaggagaaggcaaaaaagagagaagaggagacaccaaaagaggcaaaaaaagaagagaaggtaAAAGAGGaggcaaaaaagaaagagaaggataaagaggaggaaaagaaggagaaagaggaaaaggtaGAACCgaaagaggaaaaggggaagcaggaagaggagaaggggaagaaaaaagaaaaggggaagaataaaggaaagaaggaggcgAAAGGGCCCAGTGAGGAGCAGGTGAAGGCGCCCATCGCTGCTCCAGAGCCTGAGCTGAAAACGGAGCTGGAGACTGAACAGGCTCCTGATCAGCACTCGCTAAGCAGCGCCGAGACTCAG CCAGCTCAAGAGGACCAGCAGAAAGAAGCTGAGATAAAGCCAGAGCCCGCGGTGGAAGAGGGGCAGAAGGaggacacagagaaaaaagaggagaaggcaAAGGAGGAGGCAAAGGAGAAGACAAAGGAGAAGACAAAGGAGAAGACAAAGGAGAAGACAAAGGAGAAGACAAAGGTGGAGGAAAAAACGGAGAAgcctaaaaaagaaaagaagactgAGAAGAAAGCAGAAGAGGAGAAACCCTCCAAACGACAGAAAACCATGCAGTGCAAAGTCACCTTACTGGATGAGGCTCAGTTTGAGTGCGAGCTTGAT AAACATGCTAAAGGCCAGGAACTGTTTACAAAGGTGTGTGACCACCTCAACCTGATGGAGAAAGATTACTTTGCCCTGGCCAACTGGGCAACCCCAACCAGCAAG ACATGGTTGGACTTCACCAAAGAGATCCGGAAACAGGTTTCAGGTGCCGTCTATGAGTTTACATTCAACGTGAAGTTCTACCCACCTGATCCAGTGCAGCTCACTGAAGACCTCACCAG GTACTATCTGTGTCTCCAGCTGAGGAAGGACATCATGCGTGGTGTCCTGCCCTGCTCCTTCGTCACGCTGTCCCTGCTGGGCTCCTACACAGCCCAGTCGGAGCTGGGAGAGTACGACCCAGAGCTCCACGGAGCGGACTACGTCAAGGAGCTGAGCTTGGCCCCCGGACAGAGcaaagagctggaggagaaggtGATGGAGCTGCACCGCACATACAG GTCAATGAGTCCAGCCCAAGCAGATATGTTGTTTCTGGAAAATGCCAAGAAACTCGCTATGTATGGAGTGGACATACACCAAGCTAAG GATCTGGAGGGTGTTGACATTATGCTGGGGGTTTGCTCTAGTGGTCTGATGGTTTACAAGGACAAGTTGAGGATCAACCGTTTCCCTTGGCCCAAAGTGCTCAAGATCTCTTACAAACGCAGCAGCTTCTTCATCAAGATCCGACCATCAGAG CAAGAGCAGTATGAGAGCACAATTGGCTTCAAACTGCCCAACTACAAAGCCTCTAAGAAGCTGTGGAAGGTTTCTGTTGAACACCATACCTTCTTCAG GGTTTCAACAGTAGAGCCCCCCTCTTCGCGTCGCTTCCTTGTCCTGGGCTCTAAGTTCCGGTACAGCGGGCGCACCCAGGCCCAGACCCGCCAGGCCAGCTCCATGATTGACCGCCCAGCCCCACGCTTCACACGCTCTGCCAGCAAGCGGCTGTCCCGTAACCTAGACGGAAGTATGC CTGGAGATGATACTCTCCAGTTCCTGCAACAACTCTCAGTCTCAAACAGGTCTGAGGTGGATGATTGGTTCCTGATGCTGGAATCTGACAAACCAGCGCCTTCTCCAGAACTGTCAG CCAGAGGGGAGTCTGTGCAGACATTCACACAGTCCTGGGAGGAGGGGCAGTATATTCAGACAGACTCAGTAACCTGGCAGGAGACTGAGACAGACCAGACTGCCTCTCATACCTTCacccagtctgtcagtcagcagtGGCAGGGACTGGCATCTGATGAGCAACAGCAGGCGAGAAAGGAAGACGATTGGTTTGTCCTGGTCCATCGtcatccttctcttccctttgtCCCATCATTTGATTATGTGAAAAAACCAG ctaagctcAGCTATGCAAAAATGAGCTCTGTGGACAGGCTATTGAAGCCAGTCCTGAAACAGCAAGATGATTGGTTCCAGTACCTTGACCAAACCTTCACCACACCTCCAT TCTCTCCCCCAGCTCAGCTCCAGCGCCAGGAGATGGATGAGCAAGGCGAGAGTGCGGCAGAGCAGGAACAGACCGATGCGGAGGTCATTGAGAGGCTACAGGAAACAGTGACCTTGGTAGACAAGCTGAAAGAGGCTGAGGTTTTGGAAAAGAGGCTCAGGGAAGTGAGGGTTCTAGAGGGGAGGCTCCAGGAAGTGGACGAGCTGGCAGAGAGAATCCAGGAAGCAATAGAGGAGGAATTGGGGAAAGAGGACATTGTTAAGATAAGTCAGGAAGAGGGAGACTtctcagagaaagagaggaaacaaatcAGAAATATAGTAGAGACAGTGGTGGAAAGATCAGTGAAGGAGGTACAGGCACAGGCACATGAGGAGGATGAAGTGGATGAATTGGAAGAGCAAATAAAGCAGGTGTTTTTAAAGGGCTTGTtgcctgaagaagaagaagagggaaaggaggaggaggagagtaagAAAGAAGTGATCGATGAGAGTCTGAAAGACgatggactgagagagaggctACGGCAGATGGAAAAGGAATGGCAAGAGGAGGTTGAGGAGAAGTTGAAGTCTGGCTCTTTAGATGCCACCAGCACCACCTCTGTAGCGGTCCAAAGGGTGGAGCGCAGGGGTAAGAAGAGAGTCACTATTGTAGAGGAGAGATGGCAGCAACAGGAAGATATGGAAGAGGAGCAGGTGCAACCTGGTCTGATATCCGAGGAGAGGTTAGAAAAAGAGGAGATATGGCGTAAAACAGAATTACTGGAGGAGAGAATTGAGAGAGAAGTTATACAGGGGCGTCCGGCTGAGGATCACAAGGATGTCTGGTTCATACTTTTTGACCGCTCTCCATATAAGGCTGTTTTCAAACCACCAG TTGCCATGGTGGAACGTGCTCAGATGGATGCAGGAGAACATTTCACCTCAAAGATTGAAATTACAACAGTTGTGGAGAAAAGGGACGACATAGTGGAAGAGATAAAAATAAgcgaagaggaagaaagacgtGTACCAGAGATCCCACCACCACAGACcgtcagagaaagagatgatgaCTGGTTTGTGTTGCTGGATGTTGTTCCCAGGGAAACATCTTATGTGCCACCAG TTACCTTGAAGGAACGTGGCCAGATGGATGCAGAGGTTTTTGCCTCTGAGGTTGACATTACAGCAGATGAGGAGAGAATGGAAGTCATAGTAGAAGAGATAAAGATAAGAGAAGAGGAACCAAGATACTTACAAGAAATTCCACAACagccagtgagagagagagatgatgactGGTTTGTGCTGTTGGACGTTGTTCCCAGAGAAACATCTTATGTGCCACCAG TTGCTGTTGTGGAGCGTGTTCAAGTGCGTCCAGAAGAGCGTGTCACTCTGGTTGAAATGACAAcaatcaaacagagagagaaaagaatggAGGTTGTAgtagaagacacacagatgaaacAAGATCTGAGTCCCAAGCGAGAAATAGCACCGCCTCAGCCTGTGAAAGAGATAGAAGATGACTGGTTTGTGCTTCTGGATGTTTCCCCTAGAGAACCATCATTTGTGCCACCAG TCACCAGGGGGGAGTATGTTCAGGTTTATCCAGAAGAAAGCATCTCTACTGTGGTTGAAGTGATAACAGTAGAGTCCAGGAAGGAGGTAACAGTTGAAGAGATCATGGTGCAGAAAGAGGACAAGAGGCATCCCAAGCAGATTATTCCAGAGCAGAAAATATCCCAgccagtgagggagagagatgatgacTGGTTTGTGCTGCTGGATGTTATTCCCAGAGAAGTGTCCTATTCACCTCCAG tttctCTGGCAGTACCGAGCCAAGTTTATCCAGATGTCCTCCGACCTGTAATTGAAGTGAAAACCATAGAGCAGAAACCGAAACCGGTTGTGCTGGAGCAGATTAGACAGCAGCTGTCCCAGCCACTGCCTGAGAGAGATGATGACTGGTTTGTGCTGTTTGAGGCTGTGCGTGAGAAGGCAGTCGTAGTACCTCCAG tTGCTCCTGTTGAGCTTATTCAGGATGTGAGCAAGACCTTTGTGGTTGACGTGATGACCACAGAGACTAGAACATGGAAGAAGGTGATAATTGGTGCGGACAGCGGGCAAGATGAGACACGTCTGTCTGAAATTAAACAGGTCCAAATGGCACCGCCgtcagaaagagaagaaggagatgATTGGTTTGTCGTGTTCGACATCATCCGTGAAAAGCCTGTTGTCATACCACCAG TTGCATTGGCTGAGCGTATTCAGGATGTGGTGGCAGCCATTGAGCCAAAACAAAAGGTCCTAGTGGAAGATGTGAAACCACCTGCGGTGTTAGTGGAGATTAAGCCACCACAACCAAGAGAGGTGGATGATGACTGGTTTGTGCTACTAGATGTTGCCGCTAAAGTACCAG TGGCTGTGGCTGAACGTGTCCACATGTATCCTGAGGTAAAACCCTCTAAAGAGTTCGCAGCCGTAGAGCAGAGAGCACAGAAGAGAGTTACTATAGTGGAGGAGATGTGGCAACAGGAAAAGATCCTACAGCAGAGACCGCCTCAGCCACTGAGAGAGGTGGAAGATGACTGGTTTATTCTCCTGGATGTGGCCCCTAAGAAATCAG TTGCTGTCCATGAGCGCATCCAGTTCTACCCAGAAGTAAGACCTGCGGTCAAAGTTCCACCCATTCAGGCCAAAACAAGGATTGCTATGCCAGAGAGGAGACCGCTGTTTGAGAAGAGAATCCTGGAGGAGAGACATCCACCAACACATAGAGACGATGATTGGTTTGTTCTGCTCGATGTTGACCTCAAGGAGTCAG TGGTGGGCACACACAGGGGCACCCGTCCGGTCAGTGCCCCCGTCTTCTCCCAGGCTGCCCTGGCAGAGGCAGGGATCCCCATGGCCCTGGACCAGCCCCAGACCTCCACTCCTATCAAGACCAGCCGCCAGGAGGAAAGGAAGCTGGAGGTCACTATAGAAGCTGTGGAGCCCTCAAAAACCGAGGGTGTGGCTGAGGTCAAG CCAGCAGTGGGGAGGGACCAGAGCGAAGTAGCCTCTACGCTGATACCCACCGTCAATGGGGACATTAAGCTTCAG TCTGAGGAGACGAGCACGGAGGTGGTGCGAATGCGCAAG AAAAGAGCTAAGAAAATTGAGGGTGACTCAATTTATATCAGACATAGCCTTTTAATGTTGGAG GAGTTCGATAAGCCTCAGGAGGATCTGCTCAAGCATCATGCCAGTATCAGTGAGCTGAAGAGGAACTTCATGGAAGCCCTCCCGGAGACCAAGCCTAGTGAGTGGGACAAGCGCCTGTCCACACACTCTCCATTCCGCACCCTGGGTATCAATGGTCAGCCTCTGCCCAGTGCAGATGGG tTTGTCATCCGCCTCCCGCGCGGCCCCCTCCTAGACTTCTACTCCAAACGCAGCTGA